One segment of Rubripirellula amarantea DNA contains the following:
- a CDS encoding efflux RND transporter permease subunit, whose translation MSKSPLLERRSPLKITYGLLILTAFFFLLPSAFRAARLSLGTRENDVKDWLPPDFAETAELEWFAQHFAGEAFVLATWEGCNGDDQRLKLLTQKLLHESASYDPAENHPPKLAAMMRRAKQVGNELQLIQGGDKLTNWGGENEKWLKSASGDWYYVKPDGGLYRWDQPLNAPMAAVRKFQRSRGTYQLDGQFITGFGKLPGNERGSMIANPIYNDPSLLCASLFETVQTGYSIVEELASEGGPLWPIDLTDPSKRATVAERDAMERLTGMLFAPAVPKGFDWTAEAFRGELDDDEVASLPEDFDTVVATKVKRIVEESFDGSLESLASAPEEEKADAWYAVWDSVSVPAPPRLTCVLVTLTDLAKDNLGYAIGRGVLGQPRGRLLQLADESGVYAARPPSMAPPPFNKDPQTHTAAMPALRLGGPTVDNMAIDEEGTVTLARLVGYSILIGVVLSYLCFRSVKITIMIFVVGGSSAMLSMAMVWWTGGHVDAILMSMPSLVYVLGLSGAIHMINYYRDEVRVRGKFGAAGRALQHAVLPCTLASFTTAIGLISLFTSNLAPISNFGLYSAVGVMSTLGILFSYLPAALQVFSPKVGDPNEDAPPDAPRVESQLSQWWASVGRTIANHHVLVTTACLLFMVACGIGMRQIKTSVQLLELFDSRARIIRDYAWLEENFGKLVPMEVVVRMPKSIQADAVSDDETPVSPVQLGLLERVEAVSRIRKVVHRTLGEPGMGVVGQATGADTFLPTLPEPSNSYSPVRAKFNRELLAAQDQLRNNDYLKIEKSGELEGSELWRISLRVAALSDVDYGQFITTVRESVAPVLRAYETREEIVEVLTDQNTGKLKRGSKVLIVGAPKPASLDQTELVSDDHTQILARNTYLATLGELLAGERIESPRWLSLTPEKTRELLASDRWTKVLSEFDVVVWAGGDGFAQSNFASAKNLLDVRGIETKPLEPKLLADRVPGVEGGGSVQAIYTGVIPVVYKAQRTLLTSLADSIALAFALIAVVMIVLLNPGSDWLQKTHPRNLMDGLAAGCVAMIPNIFPVVVIFGLMCHMGLEIDIGTMMTASVAMGVAVDDTIHFLSWFRENLDRGKSRAEAVIETYRRVGPAMTQTTVVGGLGLFVFALSTFTPTQRFGTLMLMMLFAALVGDLILLPALLAGPLGRFFKPRLDKNGVPIHAESTHLNFNPSQDAAGHQAATVGVAGDQEENSGKTSDVEGIPQLKVHFPAERADRPHPINRK comes from the coding sequence ATGTCTAAATCCCCACTGCTTGAGCGACGCAGTCCCCTGAAGATCACTTACGGGTTGTTGATTCTGACAGCCTTCTTTTTCCTATTGCCTTCGGCGTTTCGCGCCGCGCGGTTGAGCTTGGGCACTCGTGAAAACGATGTCAAAGATTGGTTGCCGCCTGACTTTGCTGAAACCGCAGAACTCGAATGGTTTGCTCAGCACTTCGCGGGCGAGGCATTCGTTCTTGCGACCTGGGAAGGTTGCAATGGTGACGACCAGAGATTGAAACTGCTGACGCAAAAACTGCTTCACGAATCGGCAAGCTATGACCCTGCCGAAAATCATCCGCCGAAGCTTGCCGCGATGATGCGCAGGGCTAAGCAGGTCGGCAACGAATTGCAGCTCATTCAAGGCGGTGACAAGCTTACCAATTGGGGCGGCGAGAACGAAAAGTGGCTGAAGTCAGCATCGGGCGATTGGTATTACGTCAAACCCGATGGTGGTTTGTATCGTTGGGATCAACCGCTCAACGCACCGATGGCGGCCGTCCGAAAGTTTCAGCGGTCTCGTGGTACCTATCAACTTGATGGCCAGTTCATAACAGGGTTCGGAAAGCTACCGGGCAACGAACGCGGTTCGATGATCGCTAACCCGATTTACAACGACCCTTCTCTATTGTGCGCGTCATTGTTTGAAACCGTTCAAACGGGATACTCCATTGTCGAAGAACTCGCCAGTGAAGGTGGTCCTTTGTGGCCGATCGATTTAACTGATCCTTCTAAACGCGCCACGGTTGCCGAACGAGATGCGATGGAGCGGTTGACCGGCATGCTCTTTGCGCCAGCGGTGCCGAAGGGATTTGACTGGACCGCCGAGGCGTTTCGTGGCGAGCTCGATGATGACGAAGTCGCATCGTTGCCTGAGGACTTTGACACCGTCGTGGCGACGAAGGTCAAGCGAATCGTGGAAGAAAGCTTTGATGGTTCGTTGGAGTCGCTCGCGTCTGCACCCGAGGAAGAGAAAGCGGATGCCTGGTACGCGGTTTGGGATTCGGTCAGCGTACCTGCGCCGCCGCGTTTGACTTGCGTGCTGGTGACGCTGACGGACCTCGCCAAAGACAATCTTGGTTACGCAATCGGGCGAGGAGTCCTTGGACAGCCTCGCGGACGATTGTTGCAATTGGCCGATGAGTCGGGCGTGTATGCTGCAAGGCCACCATCGATGGCGCCGCCTCCATTCAACAAAGACCCGCAAACGCACACGGCGGCTATGCCAGCACTGAGGTTGGGGGGACCGACCGTCGACAACATGGCGATCGACGAAGAAGGCACCGTGACGTTAGCCCGGCTTGTCGGTTACAGCATTTTGATCGGTGTCGTGCTTTCGTATTTATGCTTCCGTAGCGTCAAAATCACGATCATGATTTTTGTGGTCGGTGGATCCTCTGCGATGCTGTCGATGGCGATGGTTTGGTGGACTGGCGGGCATGTCGATGCGATTTTAATGAGCATGCCTTCGTTGGTGTATGTGCTGGGACTTTCCGGTGCCATCCACATGATCAACTACTACCGCGATGAAGTCCGTGTGCGAGGGAAATTTGGTGCCGCCGGGCGTGCGCTTCAGCATGCCGTTTTGCCATGCACGCTTGCCTCCTTCACAACCGCCATCGGTCTGATTTCGCTATTCACTAGCAACCTGGCACCGATCAGCAACTTCGGTCTCTACAGTGCGGTGGGAGTAATGTCGACGCTCGGCATTTTGTTCTCGTACTTACCCGCGGCGTTACAGGTTTTTAGTCCCAAGGTTGGCGATCCCAACGAAGATGCGCCGCCCGACGCTCCGCGAGTTGAAAGTCAGCTAAGCCAGTGGTGGGCAAGCGTTGGCCGAACGATTGCTAACCATCACGTGCTGGTGACCACGGCGTGTTTGCTGTTCATGGTCGCATGTGGAATTGGCATGCGGCAAATAAAGACGTCGGTGCAACTGCTGGAATTGTTTGATTCCCGCGCTCGTATCATTCGCGATTACGCATGGCTCGAAGAGAACTTCGGCAAATTGGTTCCGATGGAAGTCGTCGTTCGCATGCCCAAGTCGATCCAAGCGGATGCGGTGTCCGACGACGAGACGCCTGTATCACCGGTTCAGTTAGGCTTGTTAGAGCGTGTCGAGGCGGTGTCACGCATTCGCAAAGTGGTTCATCGCACGCTCGGTGAGCCTGGTATGGGAGTGGTGGGCCAAGCGACGGGTGCCGACACGTTCTTGCCAACCTTGCCGGAGCCTTCGAATAGTTACAGCCCCGTTCGGGCGAAGTTCAATCGCGAACTGCTTGCCGCGCAAGATCAATTGCGCAACAACGACTACTTGAAAATCGAGAAGTCGGGTGAGTTGGAAGGTAGCGAACTTTGGCGTATCTCGCTTCGCGTTGCCGCACTTTCGGATGTCGACTACGGACAATTCATTACGACCGTTCGGGAGTCAGTGGCACCTGTATTGCGGGCGTACGAAACCCGTGAAGAAATCGTCGAAGTCCTGACGGACCAAAACACGGGCAAACTGAAGCGTGGTTCTAAGGTGTTGATTGTGGGAGCGCCAAAGCCAGCTTCGCTCGATCAAACGGAACTGGTATCCGACGATCACACACAAATCTTGGCTCGCAATACTTACCTAGCAACGCTGGGTGAATTGTTGGCCGGGGAGCGGATCGAGTCACCCCGTTGGTTGTCCTTAACGCCTGAGAAAACACGCGAGTTGCTCGCGAGTGACCGATGGACGAAAGTACTCTCTGAGTTTGACGTCGTTGTGTGGGCAGGAGGTGATGGCTTCGCTCAATCTAATTTTGCGAGTGCTAAAAACCTGCTCGATGTGCGAGGTATCGAAACGAAGCCGTTGGAACCGAAGTTATTGGCTGACCGAGTTCCCGGCGTTGAAGGTGGCGGTTCAGTTCAAGCGATTTACACGGGCGTGATCCCGGTGGTCTACAAGGCTCAGCGGACACTGCTGACAAGCCTTGCCGATTCGATTGCGTTGGCGTTTGCTCTGATTGCCGTCGTCATGATCGTGCTCTTGAATCCAGGGTCGGATTGGCTTCAGAAAACTCATCCTCGGAACTTGATGGATGGGTTGGCTGCCGGATGCGTAGCGATGATCCCCAACATCTTCCCAGTTGTGGTGATCTTTGGCTTGATGTGCCACATGGGCTTGGAAATTGACATCGGCACGATGATGACCGCGTCGGTTGCCATGGGCGTTGCCGTCGACGATACGATTCACTTCTTGTCATGGTTTCGTGAAAATCTAGACCGAGGCAAGTCTCGCGCCGAGGCTGTGATTGAAACTTATCGTCGTGTGGGGCCAGCGATGACTCAGACCACCGTCGTCGGCGGGTTGGGGTTGTTCGTGTTTGCTCTTTCGACGTTCACGCCAACTCAACGTTTCGGGACGTTGATGTTGATGATGTTGTTCGCCGCGCTCGTGGGAGACCTAATCCTGTTGCCCGCATTGCTGGCCGGTCCTTTGGGTCGATTCTTTAAGCCGAGATTGGACAAGAACGGTGTGCCTATTCATGCGGAATCAACACACCTGAATTTCAACCCATCCCAAGACGCGGCGGGTCACCAAGCAGCGACCGTCGGTGTTGCGGGCGATCAGGAAGAAAATTCGGGCAAGACCAGCGATGTCGAAGGCATTCCGCAGTTGAAGGTTCATTTCCCCGCGGAACGAGCTGACCGGCCGCACCCCATTAATCGCAAGTAG
- the fliG gene encoding flagellar motor switch protein FliG, with translation MNLEEAGLRKAAILLMSLPTKTAAKILGQLPPRYIEAISIMIAQTESVGGDEQEIVIAEFLTSKASSIYASPGGLERAKELIKEALGRDASELIGNLQQTIEAMPFGFVKKVDAQTLLQFIGEEHPQTIALLLSHVPSHYASDVMGGLDPEKQLEVIRRIATIGRTSPEAVAELEYGLEMRLSSMVNQQQSNSGGIESVAEILNVCERSIERNIMDALGRDDPELSDEIRRLMFVFEDISKLGDRDIQALLKNVETAQWAMALKGASSKLQEKIMRNMSSRAAENLKEEIGYLGSVRVTEVEAVQQKVVDIVRHLEDCGEISRPTGEEEEEYVT, from the coding sequence ATGAATCTCGAAGAGGCCGGACTAAGGAAGGCAGCCATCTTATTGATGAGCCTGCCCACAAAGACTGCTGCGAAGATTCTCGGCCAGCTACCGCCGCGATATATCGAAGCGATCAGCATCATGATCGCTCAAACCGAATCGGTCGGCGGCGATGAACAAGAGATTGTGATCGCGGAGTTTCTTACCAGTAAGGCGAGCTCAATCTACGCCAGTCCGGGCGGACTCGAGCGTGCCAAGGAACTGATCAAGGAAGCACTAGGACGCGACGCCAGTGAACTGATCGGCAACCTTCAGCAGACGATCGAGGCGATGCCATTCGGCTTCGTCAAGAAAGTCGACGCCCAAACTCTGCTGCAGTTCATCGGCGAGGAGCACCCGCAGACGATCGCACTTCTGCTCAGCCACGTTCCCAGCCACTACGCCTCGGATGTGATGGGCGGTTTGGATCCCGAAAAACAGCTTGAGGTCATCCGTCGTATCGCCACTATTGGCCGCACCAGCCCCGAGGCGGTTGCTGAACTGGAATACGGGCTGGAAATGCGTTTGTCGAGTATGGTCAATCAGCAGCAAAGCAATTCCGGCGGCATCGAAAGCGTCGCCGAAATCCTGAACGTTTGCGAGCGATCGATCGAACGCAACATCATGGATGCCTTAGGTCGTGACGACCCTGAACTTTCCGACGAAATCCGTCGCTTGATGTTTGTCTTTGAAGACATTTCCAAACTGGGCGACCGCGATATTCAAGCGTTGCTTAAGAACGTCGAAACGGCTCAGTGGGCGATGGCACTCAAGGGAGCGAGTTCCAAACTGCAGGAGAAGATCATGCGAAACATGAGCTCTCGTGCTGCGGAAAACTTGAAAGAGGAAATTGGCTACCTCGGCAGTGTTCGTGTCACCGAAGTCGAAGCCGTTCAGCAAAAGGTCGTCGATATCGTTCGCCACCTCGAGGATTGCGGCGAGATCTCGCGTCCCACCGGCGAAGAGGAAGAAGAGTACGTTACTTGA
- a CDS encoding type II secretion system protein, with protein sequence MPLAIRHNGANWTNCRALLQSHGPPSRAFSLIDSIIAALIVGIVAVIALPHYLDLGDHPEQARIKHQLSVLREAIDMAKDRDGQYPPAGQLVAVVGPMLNQPFPTPRLRTESEFDTIVHYDVSDSERSPVTPNPNLPGIWAYKPANGQLRLNVSNGSLGWDW encoded by the coding sequence ATGCCACTAGCCATCCGACACAATGGTGCTAATTGGACAAACTGCCGTGCATTGCTTCAATCGCATGGGCCACCCTCTCGCGCGTTCTCGCTGATCGATTCGATCATCGCCGCGTTGATCGTGGGGATCGTCGCTGTGATCGCACTGCCACATTACTTAGATCTCGGGGATCATCCTGAGCAGGCCAGAATCAAACATCAACTGAGCGTGTTGCGTGAAGCCATCGATATGGCAAAGGATCGCGATGGCCAGTATCCGCCTGCGGGGCAACTGGTTGCCGTCGTCGGTCCCATGCTGAACCAACCGTTTCCAACTCCCCGCCTACGAACCGAATCTGAATTTGACACCATTGTTCACTACGACGTTAGCGATTCGGAACGATCTCCCGTCACGCCCAACCCCAACCTGCCCGGAATCTGGGCCTACAAACCTGCCAACGGCCAACTGCGGTTGAATGTGAGCAACGGCAGCCTGGGGTGGGATTGGTAA
- a CDS encoding methyltransferase domain-containing protein → MQVHNLPDRKYVREEILPAVKGEAFANVLLVGTRRYTVSYPAQLASPGTLVWTVDLDPSAAKFGNGKHHQVGDVCEVAELFPDLRFDAVMANGLLGFGIDSLDDIRRFADAMYESLQPGGFLMLGWDADRTADPTSNSDIAARFDHAPMAALPKRKSFVGCAGFDHVFDWFRRKPEWEAEQPPT, encoded by the coding sequence ATGCAAGTTCACAACCTTCCCGATCGCAAGTACGTCCGTGAAGAGATTCTTCCCGCCGTCAAAGGCGAAGCATTCGCGAATGTTCTTTTGGTCGGGACAAGGCGATATACCGTCAGTTATCCCGCTCAGTTAGCAAGCCCCGGCACTCTTGTGTGGACGGTCGATCTTGACCCATCGGCCGCTAAGTTCGGCAACGGGAAACATCATCAAGTGGGAGACGTTTGCGAGGTCGCTGAGTTGTTTCCCGACCTCCGTTTTGATGCTGTTATGGCAAACGGGTTGCTCGGTTTCGGGATCGATTCCCTCGACGATATTCGTCGGTTTGCTGATGCCATGTACGAGTCGCTGCAGCCAGGTGGCTTCTTGATGCTTGGCTGGGATGCGGATCGAACAGCGGACCCGACATCCAATTCCGATATCGCAGCTAGGTTTGATCACGCACCGATGGCAGCCTTGCCCAAGCGGAAGTCGTTCGTGGGCTGCGCCGGTTTTGATCACGTCTTCGATTGGTTTCGGCGCAAGCCCGAATGGGAAGCCGAGCAGCCCCCAACTTAA
- the nusA gene encoding transcription termination factor NusA has translation MNPQDILRYVDSLHREKNIDKELVFIAIESALQTAAKRQYGEEADIKVQLDRNNGKMNAILEGEALGEDQIGRIGAQTAKQVIIQKVKEAERDSLMIEYRDQIGEIVSGVIGRADGGVATVNLGNVEAILPRSEQIPGEQLHAGERVRAVVFEVRATGNRVRVVLSRTRPQFVQRLFEQEIPELGEEIIAIKSISREPGYRSKVAVSSVDSQVDPIAVCVGYRGSRIKAVREELAGEHIDVVRYSDDPEVLIPNSLQPAEVEQVLLCDMIGRAIVLVQEDQLSLAIGRRGQNVRLASKLCGWDIEIMTGGELEEQIERAVGGFSQIPGITEEVAQGLVEQGYLSYDDLSVIEPDLFMEMSGLSADDVDRIVETAEEMAEQAEQAAAEERRVRRDREQLQKEAEAAGIAEPKAAAEAAPSAEASPAAEASASVDNASATDETPAAEVSSPEAGAEQAIIEESSSAPAVDAADSATETAAETATSGDAEASESAASEKS, from the coding sequence ATGAATCCCCAAGACATCCTTCGCTACGTCGATTCGCTCCATCGTGAGAAGAATATTGACAAGGAACTCGTGTTCATCGCGATTGAATCGGCGCTGCAGACAGCAGCCAAACGGCAGTATGGCGAAGAAGCCGATATCAAGGTCCAACTTGACCGTAACAACGGAAAGATGAACGCGATCTTGGAAGGCGAAGCACTTGGTGAAGACCAAATCGGTCGGATCGGTGCTCAAACGGCAAAGCAAGTCATCATTCAAAAGGTGAAAGAAGCTGAACGCGATTCCTTGATGATCGAGTATCGCGATCAAATCGGCGAAATTGTCTCGGGCGTGATTGGTCGAGCCGACGGCGGCGTGGCGACGGTCAACCTTGGCAACGTCGAAGCGATCCTTCCCCGCAGTGAACAGATTCCGGGTGAGCAGTTGCATGCCGGCGAACGTGTGCGTGCCGTCGTGTTTGAAGTGCGAGCGACGGGTAACCGCGTTCGCGTTGTGCTCAGTCGAACACGACCGCAGTTCGTGCAGCGTCTTTTCGAGCAAGAAATTCCCGAGTTGGGCGAAGAGATCATTGCGATCAAATCCATCAGTCGCGAACCAGGATACCGCAGCAAGGTTGCCGTTAGCAGCGTTGATTCTCAGGTCGATCCCATTGCGGTTTGCGTGGGCTATCGCGGCAGTCGGATCAAGGCGGTTCGCGAAGAGCTGGCTGGCGAGCATATCGACGTGGTGCGATATAGCGACGATCCCGAGGTTCTGATCCCGAACTCGCTTCAGCCTGCTGAAGTTGAGCAGGTGTTGCTGTGTGACATGATCGGCCGTGCGATTGTTTTGGTTCAAGAAGATCAACTGTCGCTGGCAATCGGTCGTCGTGGTCAGAATGTTCGTTTGGCCAGTAAGCTTTGCGGCTGGGATATCGAAATCATGACCGGCGGCGAACTCGAAGAGCAAATCGAGCGAGCGGTCGGTGGATTCAGTCAGATCCCAGGCATCACCGAAGAGGTCGCTCAGGGGTTGGTCGAACAGGGCTACTTGTCCTATGACGACCTGTCCGTGATCGAACCTGATCTGTTCATGGAAATGAGTGGATTGTCGGCCGATGATGTCGACCGAATTGTCGAAACAGCCGAAGAGATGGCCGAGCAGGCCGAGCAGGCTGCTGCTGAGGAACGACGAGTGCGTCGTGATCGGGAGCAATTGCAGAAGGAAGCGGAAGCTGCTGGGATTGCTGAGCCAAAGGCGGCTGCTGAGGCGGCACCTTCAGCCGAAGCATCGCCCGCCGCCGAAGCTTCAGCCTCAGTCGACAACGCCTCCGCGACTGATGAAACGCCCGCAGCGGAGGTGTCATCCCCAGAAGCAGGGGCTGAACAAGCAATCATCGAAGAATCAAGTTCTGCTCCCGCAGTCGATGCGGCGGACTCAGCAACGGAAACTGCGGCAGAAACCGCTACTTCCGGTGATGCGGAAGCCTCGGAATCAGCTGCGAGTGAAAAGAGTTGA
- the infB gene encoding translation initiation factor IF-2, with product MPARIYALAKELNLDSKDLVDLVKKVGITGKGSALASLSDEETQRVRDHLAGSAQAAAPAAVATEAAPLAAVRDSVVPMERKPIALNVGRSSRRPATAKNEPAPAAEASAPEPEVEAEKVEEPAKQETAAPAEEPVVAKKETQADAKADASPQATAAKSPGLASRIASRMGARPSSPAADANAPIRRDSSMGGSGKVRQLDRPTGGGDKKGSGEGSKAKRREPRINVKMASLPDVVDTPIAKSAPGEPKAQKPDVKLSPDAIAGHRQGMLAPLDQLAKEDEDKKRAKRAGLTGFAGDKKKALEEEEEKRRKKGLAGMASSRAERTRGKTRGKLAVDQSAYERNRYNRGNSRGNKRKGVNTAAPRKDAVVLSLPCSIRSFSEAAGVPVGKVLGTLMQMGVADININSQLDLESAELIATAMDLTIELKETETLENSLIMELENREDSEDSLIPRAPIVTFLGHVDHGKTSLLDYLIGINVVSGEAGGITQHIRAYEVEKDGRSVTFVDTPGHEAFTEMRARGANVTDIAVLVVAADDGIMPQTEEAISHAKAAEVPIVVALNKIDLEGVDSNRVLTQLTEHQLTPSEWGGDVEVVRTSATKGIGMDELLETLLTIAELNEYKANPDREAIGVCLESEQQGDRGVVAKLVVQNGTLRVGDIVVCGSTYGRIRAMTNTLTGSSMMEAGPSTPVNVMGFDQAPGAGERFHVLDDISKAREIAETREDASSQEMLSGVTTKVSFENFQEMLEDGRLGQNEDKVKLNLIIRADVKGSLEAIQKELTKLEHPEVEIKVLQQSVGGVSLADVTLASASNAVIAAFNVIPDEKARALADERNVEIRRYNVIYKLTDEIKLMIEGRLKPEERVVELGRAVVKQVFTISRVGTIAGCYVAQGSIQRNCRIRVNRDGRTIGDYALDTLRRIKEDVKEVPRGMECGIRLQGFNDIKQDDVLEAYKIEEVARTLD from the coding sequence GTGCCCGCACGCATTTACGCGCTCGCCAAAGAACTCAATCTCGATAGCAAAGATCTCGTCGACCTTGTCAAAAAGGTCGGAATCACAGGGAAAGGCTCGGCGCTTGCCAGTCTGTCTGATGAGGAGACACAGAGAGTTCGCGACCATCTGGCCGGATCGGCCCAAGCTGCTGCTCCCGCTGCGGTTGCTACCGAAGCTGCGCCCCTAGCAGCCGTTCGTGACTCGGTTGTTCCTATGGAACGTAAGCCGATCGCGCTCAATGTCGGTCGAAGCTCTCGCCGCCCCGCTACCGCCAAGAACGAACCGGCTCCCGCCGCCGAAGCTTCTGCTCCTGAACCGGAAGTTGAAGCAGAAAAGGTTGAGGAACCGGCCAAGCAGGAAACTGCAGCCCCGGCTGAAGAGCCTGTGGTGGCCAAGAAGGAAACTCAAGCTGACGCCAAGGCCGACGCATCTCCGCAAGCTACCGCGGCGAAAAGCCCTGGTTTGGCGAGTCGGATTGCCAGTCGCATGGGCGCCCGGCCAAGTTCGCCGGCGGCCGACGCGAACGCCCCGATCCGACGAGATTCCTCCATGGGTGGATCTGGTAAGGTTCGGCAACTCGACCGGCCAACCGGTGGCGGTGACAAGAAGGGGTCAGGCGAAGGCAGCAAAGCCAAGCGTCGCGAGCCTCGGATCAACGTCAAAATGGCGTCGCTTCCCGATGTCGTCGATACACCGATTGCTAAGTCGGCCCCAGGTGAACCTAAGGCCCAGAAGCCCGATGTGAAGCTTAGCCCCGATGCTATTGCCGGACACCGCCAAGGCATGCTGGCACCTTTGGATCAACTCGCCAAAGAAGACGAAGACAAGAAACGCGCAAAGCGTGCCGGCCTGACCGGCTTCGCGGGCGACAAGAAAAAAGCGCTCGAAGAAGAGGAAGAAAAGCGTCGCAAGAAAGGGCTGGCCGGAATGGCCAGTTCACGTGCCGAGCGAACTCGCGGGAAAACCCGTGGCAAGCTCGCCGTGGATCAATCCGCCTACGAACGCAATCGCTACAACCGCGGTAACTCCCGCGGCAACAAACGTAAGGGCGTTAACACCGCAGCACCTCGTAAGGATGCTGTCGTGTTGTCCCTGCCTTGCTCGATCCGATCCTTTTCGGAAGCTGCTGGTGTGCCTGTAGGTAAGGTCTTGGGCACCCTGATGCAGATGGGTGTAGCAGACATCAATATCAACTCGCAGCTCGATCTTGAATCGGCTGAGCTCATTGCCACGGCAATGGATCTAACGATCGAGCTCAAGGAAACCGAGACACTCGAGAACTCGTTGATCATGGAACTCGAGAACCGCGAAGATAGTGAAGATTCGCTCATTCCTCGTGCTCCTATCGTTACATTCCTCGGACACGTCGACCACGGCAAAACGAGTTTGCTGGACTACCTGATTGGCATCAATGTCGTCAGTGGTGAAGCTGGCGGAATCACGCAGCACATCCGTGCTTACGAAGTGGAAAAAGACGGCCGTAGTGTGACGTTCGTCGACACGCCGGGTCACGAAGCCTTTACTGAAATGCGTGCACGCGGTGCCAACGTCACTGATATCGCTGTCTTGGTGGTAGCCGCGGACGACGGAATCATGCCGCAAACCGAAGAGGCCATCAGTCACGCGAAAGCTGCGGAAGTGCCAATCGTCGTTGCGTTGAACAAGATTGACCTTGAAGGGGTCGATTCCAATCGCGTTTTGACGCAATTGACAGAGCACCAGTTAACGCCGTCGGAATGGGGCGGTGATGTCGAAGTGGTCCGAACCAGTGCTACCAAGGGCATCGGGATGGATGAGTTGCTTGAAACTCTGCTCACGATTGCTGAACTGAACGAATACAAAGCGAACCCAGATCGCGAGGCGATTGGTGTTTGTTTGGAGTCCGAGCAACAAGGAGATCGCGGCGTCGTCGCCAAGCTCGTTGTTCAGAACGGAACGCTGCGAGTTGGTGATATTGTTGTTTGTGGTTCGACTTACGGACGCATCCGAGCGATGACCAACACGCTGACCGGTTCATCGATGATGGAAGCCGGCCCAAGTACACCTGTTAACGTCATGGGCTTTGACCAAGCACCTGGTGCTGGTGAACGCTTCCACGTTCTCGATGATATTTCGAAGGCTCGAGAAATCGCTGAAACTCGTGAAGACGCGTCCAGCCAAGAAATGCTCTCTGGCGTGACAACGAAGGTCTCGTTCGAGAACTTCCAAGAGATGCTAGAGGACGGTCGACTCGGCCAGAACGAAGACAAGGTCAAGTTGAATCTGATCATTCGTGCCGATGTGAAGGGATCGCTTGAAGCGATTCAGAAAGAGCTCACAAAGCTTGAGCATCCGGAAGTCGAAATCAAGGTATTGCAGCAGAGCGTGGGTGGGGTTTCCCTTGCTGACGTGACGCTGGCTTCCGCATCCAATGCTGTGATCGCGGCCTTCAATGTGATTCCTGACGAAAAGGCTCGTGCCCTCGCGGACGAACGAAACGTCGAGATTCGTCGTTACAACGTGATCTACAAGTTGACCGACGAAATCAAGTTGATGATCGAAGGTCGGCTTAAGCCCGAAGAACGAGTTGTCGAACTCGGTCGCGCCGTCGTCAAGCAAGTCTTTACGATCAGTCGCGTCGGTACGATCGCCGGTTGTTACGTGGCACAGGGGTCGATCCAGCGTAACTGCCGAATTCGGGTCAATCGAGATGGTCGAACCATTGGTGACTACGCTCTCGATACGTTGCGAAGGATCAAGGAAGACGTCAAGGAAGTACCACGCGGAATGGAATGCGGTATTCGATTGCAAGGGTTCAACGACATCAAACAGGATGATGTGTTGGAGGCCTACAAGATTGAAGAGGTCGCTCGAACTCTTGATTGA
- the rbfA gene encoding 30S ribosome-binding factor RbfA: MTTRRLLKAAEAIREVVASAILTEIRDPRVRDVTVVGVKVSPDMREATVSVSIMGDETQQNLSLRGLQNAAGFLQSKIAGRIDTRYTPRLQFKINKGVQHSLEVGEILAKIQREKEASQEAPEDSDDEESTPHGSDSVEETDSDLHSSD; this comes from the coding sequence TTGACCACCCGACGACTTCTTAAAGCCGCCGAAGCGATCCGTGAAGTCGTCGCTTCTGCCATCCTTACCGAAATTCGTGACCCTCGAGTCCGCGACGTTACCGTCGTGGGCGTGAAGGTCAGCCCCGACATGCGCGAAGCGACTGTTAGCGTCAGCATCATGGGGGACGAAACGCAGCAGAACTTGTCGCTGCGTGGTTTGCAGAACGCGGCTGGATTCTTGCAAAGCAAGATTGCCGGACGCATCGACACGCGATACACACCCCGATTGCAATTCAAAATCAACAAGGGTGTGCAGCACTCTTTGGAAGTCGGCGAGATTCTTGCCAAGATCCAGCGTGAGAAAGAAGCATCGCAAGAAGCTCCGGAGGACTCTGACGACGAAGAATCGACTCCGCACGGTTCGGATTCTGTTGAAGAGACGGATTCGGATCTTCATTCGTCGGATTGA